A single region of the Variovorax paradoxus genome encodes:
- a CDS encoding ABC transporter ATP-binding protein — MPDEPSRDASPASASTVLRVEALTLSFGGVKALTNVGFGVAAGSITAVIGPNGAGKTSLFNTISGFYKPAQGRVLFEGEDITRLPAPKRAALGLARSFQNIALFRGMTVLDNIKLGRHAHLKTNVFDALFYLGRARREEAELRRDVEERIIDFLEIDHIRNASVAALPYGLQKRVEMARALAMQPKVLMLDEPVAGMNREETEDMARFILDVRREWGITVLMVEHDMGMVMDLSDHVVVLNFGQVIAQGTPAQVQADPEVIRAYLGAGDVGELRRKLRGEPMAQAAA; from the coding sequence ATGCCTGACGAGCCCTCACGGGACGCCTCTCCCGCCTCTGCCTCCACCGTGCTGCGGGTAGAGGCGTTAACGCTCTCGTTCGGCGGCGTGAAGGCACTGACGAACGTGGGCTTTGGCGTGGCCGCGGGCTCGATCACCGCGGTGATCGGCCCCAATGGCGCGGGCAAGACATCGCTCTTCAACACCATATCGGGCTTCTACAAGCCCGCGCAGGGCCGTGTGCTGTTCGAGGGCGAGGACATCACCCGCCTGCCCGCACCCAAGCGGGCGGCGCTCGGGCTGGCGCGCAGCTTCCAGAACATTGCGCTCTTCCGCGGCATGACGGTGCTCGACAACATCAAGCTCGGCCGGCATGCACACCTGAAGACCAACGTGTTCGACGCCCTCTTCTACCTGGGCCGAGCCCGGCGCGAAGAGGCCGAGCTGCGCCGCGACGTGGAAGAACGGATCATCGACTTCCTCGAGATCGATCACATCCGGAACGCCTCGGTAGCCGCCCTGCCATACGGCTTGCAAAAACGCGTGGAAATGGCGCGCGCGCTGGCAATGCAGCCCAAGGTGCTGATGCTCGACGAGCCCGTGGCCGGCATGAACCGCGAAGAGACGGAAGACATGGCGCGCTTCATCCTCGACGTGCGGCGCGAGTGGGGCATCACGGTGCTGATGGTCGAACACGACATGGGCATGGTGATGGACCTGTCGGACCACGTGGTGGTGCTCAACTTCGGCCAGGTGATCGCGCAGGGCACGCCGGCGCAGGTGCAAGCCGACCCCGAAGTGATTCGCGCCTACCTGGGCGCGGGCGATGTCGGCGAACTTCGGCGCAAGCTGCGCGGCGAGCCCATGGCACAGGCGGCCGCATGA
- a CDS encoding acetyl-CoA C-acyltransferase family protein, with product MTQRDIFVVGTARTAIGTFGGSLKDVPNTQLATTAVKAAIERSGVAADAIGHVVMGNVIPTDVKDAYLSRVAAIDAGCPIETPAFNVNRLCGSGLQAIVSAAQAIALGDCDIAIGGGSESMSRGPYFDTSARYGARMGDAVLVDYMLGILHDPWEKIHMGITAENVAARYGITREQMDELAVASQQRAAAAIAAGRFKEQIVPVEVKTRKGVTLFDTDEHVRADTSVDTLSKMKPAFKKDGLVTAGNASGINDGAAAVVLAEGGRVKALGLKPLARLVGYAHAGVEPAYMGIGPVPATRKVLERTGLKVSDFDVIESNEAFAAQACAVIKELGFDPAKVNPNGSGISLGHPVGATGAIITTKAIAELHRTGGRYALVTMCIGGGQGIAAIFERV from the coding sequence ATGACCCAGCGCGACATCTTCGTGGTCGGCACCGCCCGCACCGCCATCGGCACCTTCGGCGGTTCGCTGAAGGACGTGCCCAACACCCAGTTGGCCACCACCGCCGTCAAGGCCGCCATCGAGCGCAGCGGCGTTGCGGCCGATGCCATCGGCCATGTGGTGATGGGCAACGTGATTCCCACCGATGTGAAGGACGCCTACCTGAGCCGCGTGGCCGCCATCGACGCGGGCTGCCCCATCGAGACGCCGGCCTTCAACGTCAACCGCCTTTGCGGCTCGGGCCTGCAGGCCATCGTGTCGGCGGCGCAGGCCATTGCGCTGGGCGACTGCGACATCGCCATCGGCGGCGGCTCGGAGTCGATGAGCCGCGGCCCGTACTTCGACACCTCGGCCCGCTACGGCGCGCGCATGGGCGACGCGGTACTGGTCGACTACATGCTCGGCATCCTGCATGACCCGTGGGAGAAGATCCACATGGGCATTACCGCCGAGAACGTGGCGGCGCGCTACGGCATCACGCGCGAGCAGATGGATGAGCTGGCCGTGGCCAGTCAGCAGCGCGCAGCCGCCGCCATTGCCGCGGGACGTTTCAAGGAGCAGATCGTTCCGGTGGAGGTAAAAACACGCAAGGGCGTTACGCTGTTCGATACCGACGAGCATGTGCGCGCCGACACCAGCGTCGACACGCTTTCGAAGATGAAGCCCGCTTTCAAGAAGGACGGCCTCGTGACCGCCGGCAATGCCTCGGGCATCAATGACGGCGCCGCCGCCGTGGTGCTGGCCGAAGGCGGCCGCGTGAAGGCGCTGGGCTTGAAGCCGCTGGCGCGCCTGGTCGGCTATGCGCACGCCGGCGTGGAGCCCGCCTACATGGGCATCGGCCCGGTGCCGGCCACGCGCAAGGTGCTGGAGCGCACCGGGCTGAAGGTGAGCGATTTCGACGTGATCGAATCGAACGAGGCCTTTGCGGCGCAGGCCTGCGCAGTCATCAAGGAGCTGGGCTTCGACCCGGCGAAGGTCAACCCCAACGGCTCGGGCATTTCGCTCGGGCATCCTGTGGGTGCGACCGGCGCGATCATCACCACCAAGGCGATAGCCGAGCTGCATCGCACGGGCGGCCGCTACGCGCTGGTCACGATGTGCATCGGCGGCGGCCAAGGCATCGCGGCCATATTCGAACGGGTTTGA
- a CDS encoding branched-chain amino acid ABC transporter permease: MRIGTLKQSYIADAALFDSRTQKAWLAIGAALLVLFPFMASDYWLYLACLVAINVASATGLNILTGYTGLVSLGQAAFMGLGAYTVAIMQTRLGTPFLLNIVAGGVVAMLGGLVVGLPSLRVKGLYLAIATIAASFIAHFLFANLKLTGGTSGLSLPPAQFFGLPLDTSFRLYWVIVPVMVLMVLGAANLFRTRVGRAFIAIRDRDISAEVLGIPLLRYKLLSFGLSSFYAGVAGGLWAYFFRVVTPESFPLLMSIFFLAAIIVGGMGTILGGIFGAVFMTMVPELLKLVVDLLPGGVEMTVFLSPVRTVVFGLLIVGFLVFEPHGLAEVWRRIRRFFHLWPFRN; the protein is encoded by the coding sequence ATGCGCATAGGCACCCTCAAGCAGAGCTACATAGCCGATGCGGCGCTGTTCGACTCGCGCACCCAGAAGGCATGGCTGGCAATCGGCGCAGCCCTGCTGGTGCTGTTCCCGTTCATGGCCAGCGACTACTGGCTCTACCTTGCCTGCCTTGTCGCAATCAACGTGGCCAGCGCCACGGGGCTCAACATCCTCACCGGCTACACGGGGCTGGTGAGCCTGGGCCAGGCGGCTTTCATGGGCCTGGGCGCCTACACCGTTGCCATCATGCAGACCCGGCTGGGCACGCCCTTTCTGCTGAACATCGTCGCAGGCGGCGTGGTCGCCATGCTCGGCGGGCTGGTCGTGGGCCTTCCCTCGCTGCGCGTGAAGGGCCTGTACCTGGCCATTGCAACCATTGCCGCGTCGTTCATCGCGCACTTTTTGTTCGCCAACCTCAAGCTCACGGGTGGCACCTCGGGTCTCTCGCTGCCGCCGGCGCAGTTCTTTGGGCTGCCGCTGGACACGTCGTTCCGCCTCTACTGGGTGATCGTGCCCGTGATGGTGCTCATGGTGCTGGGCGCCGCCAATCTGTTTCGCACCCGCGTGGGCCGCGCGTTCATTGCCATCCGCGACCGCGACATCTCGGCCGAGGTGCTGGGCATTCCACTGCTGCGATACAAGCTGCTGTCGTTCGGGCTCTCCTCGTTCTACGCGGGCGTGGCCGGCGGTTTGTGGGCCTACTTCTTCCGCGTGGTCACGCCGGAGAGCTTTCCGCTCCTGATGTCGATCTTCTTCCTGGCTGCCATCATCGTCGGCGGCATGGGAACGATCCTCGGCGGGATCTTTGGCGCGGTGTTCATGACCATGGTGCCCGAGCTGCTCAAGCTGGTGGTCGACCTGCTGCCGGGCGGTGTCGAGATGACCGTGTTTCTCTCACCCGTGCGCACCGTCGTGTTCGGGTTGCTCATCGTCGGATTTCTGGTGTTCGAGCCGCATGGGCTCGCAGAAGTGTGGCGGCGCATCCGCCGCTTCTTTCATCTATGGCCCTTCCGTAACTAG
- a CDS encoding DUF3299 domain-containing protein: MRALFCRALPAFLLALGALALAGCGPASDGSPAAMGAVQELKWEELVPKDWDPTKRYRNISLESLRDNDPRAVQMLDEMRAVWDNAPVNVALDGTAARLSGFVVPLDNTQGGIREFLLVPYFGACIHTPPPPANQIVHVIASDTVKGLHAMDTVRVSGLLKAARYSSADMGVSGYEIKSASVEPFALAR, translated from the coding sequence ATGAGAGCTCTCTTTTGCCGCGCCTTGCCGGCTTTCCTGCTTGCCCTGGGCGCACTGGCCCTGGCGGGGTGCGGGCCGGCGTCCGACGGCAGCCCGGCTGCAATGGGCGCGGTGCAGGAGCTCAAGTGGGAAGAGCTCGTTCCCAAGGACTGGGACCCGACAAAGCGCTACCGCAACATCAGTCTTGAATCGCTGCGCGACAACGATCCGCGCGCGGTGCAGATGCTCGATGAGATGCGCGCCGTCTGGGACAACGCGCCGGTCAACGTGGCGCTCGACGGCACCGCCGCGCGGCTTTCGGGCTTTGTGGTGCCGCTGGACAACACGCAGGGCGGCATTCGCGAGTTCTTGCTGGTGCCTTACTTCGGTGCCTGCATCCACACCCCGCCGCCGCCCGCCAACCAGATCGTGCACGTGATCGCGTCCGATACGGTGAAGGGACTGCACGCGATGGACACGGTGCGCGTCAGCGGGCTGCTCAAGGCGGCGCGTTATTCCTCGGCGGACATGGGCGTGAGCGGCTACGAGATCAAGTCGGCTTCGGTCGAGCCCTTTGCCCTGGCGCGCTGA
- the arfB gene encoding alternative ribosome rescue aminoacyl-tRNA hydrolase ArfB produces the protein MLRPPILIDPDEVEISAIRAQGAGGQNVNKVSSAVHLRYDIHASSLPADVKERLLALRDSRITQEGVFVLKAQQHRTQEMNRADALARLQAVVDSVATPPRVRRPTKPTYGSKQRRLEGKSQRSQIKNLRGPVRD, from the coding sequence ATGCTCCGCCCACCCATCCTGATCGACCCCGACGAGGTCGAGATCAGCGCCATCCGGGCGCAGGGCGCGGGTGGGCAGAACGTCAACAAGGTGTCGAGCGCGGTCCACCTGCGCTACGACATCCACGCGAGCTCGCTGCCCGCTGACGTGAAAGAGCGGCTGCTCGCGCTGCGCGACAGCCGCATCACGCAGGAGGGCGTTTTCGTGCTGAAGGCGCAGCAGCACCGCACCCAGGAGATGAACCGCGCCGACGCTCTGGCGCGCCTGCAGGCGGTGGTCGACAGCGTGGCCACGCCGCCGCGCGTGCGACGCCCCACCAAGCCCACTTACGGCTCGAAGCAGCGCCGGCTCGAAGGCAAGAGCCAGCGCTCGCAGATCAAGAACCTGCGCGGGCCGGTGCGGGACTGA
- a CDS encoding branched-chain amino acid ABC transporter permease, with protein MMDWAYLFEIALTGIAGGGLYALAALAFVLVYKATRVVNIAIGEMLMVGAYLFFAFAASFSLPIWLAVLGSVIGTGLLGAVIERTMIRPLLGEPPISVFMVTVGLASILVGLVEIIWTADQRRLPEFLPKAPVMIGDAFLAPKIAYGALIAVVLIGLVLLLFRFWRGGVALRATASDQAAAYSMGINVPRVFSLAWVASAMIAAVAGIIVGAIGGISSSMGVFGLSVLVVVIVGGLDSVLGALVGGLFIGLVEALAGSYLGGEYKLLATFIVLVLVLMVRPYGLFGTHEIERL; from the coding sequence ATGATGGATTGGGCCTACCTCTTCGAAATCGCGCTCACGGGCATTGCGGGCGGCGGCCTCTATGCATTGGCCGCACTGGCTTTCGTGCTGGTCTACAAGGCCACGCGCGTGGTCAACATCGCCATCGGCGAGATGCTGATGGTCGGCGCGTACCTGTTCTTTGCTTTCGCCGCGAGCTTCTCGCTGCCGATCTGGCTCGCGGTGCTGGGCTCGGTGATCGGCACCGGGCTGCTGGGCGCGGTAATAGAACGCACGATGATCCGGCCGCTCCTGGGCGAGCCGCCGATTTCGGTGTTCATGGTCACGGTCGGTCTCGCGTCCATCCTGGTGGGGCTGGTCGAAATCATCTGGACCGCCGACCAGCGCCGGCTGCCGGAGTTCCTGCCCAAAGCACCGGTGATGATCGGCGACGCGTTCCTTGCTCCCAAGATTGCCTATGGCGCACTGATCGCCGTGGTGCTGATCGGGCTCGTGCTGCTGCTGTTCCGCTTCTGGCGCGGCGGCGTGGCGCTGCGGGCCACGGCGTCGGACCAGGCCGCTGCGTACTCGATGGGCATCAACGTACCCCGCGTGTTCTCGCTCGCATGGGTCGCCTCGGCCATGATCGCCGCGGTGGCCGGCATCATCGTCGGCGCCATCGGCGGCATCTCTTCGTCGATGGGCGTGTTCGGGTTGTCGGTACTGGTGGTGGTGATCGTGGGCGGACTCGACAGCGTGCTGGGTGCGCTGGTCGGCGGCCTGTTCATCGGGTTGGTGGAGGCGCTCGCGGGCTCTTATCTCGGCGGCGAGTACAAGCTTCTCGCAACCTTCATCGTTCTGGTGCTCGTGCTGATGGTGCGGCCGTACGGGCTGTTCGGCACGCATGAGATCGAGAGGCTTTGA
- a CDS encoding TetR/AcrR family transcriptional regulator, with protein sequence MPRPALIASSMASPWEPADKRAQQRELKRNAVLQTAAQLFNERGFHATSLDDIAERLNVSKPTVYYYVESKDQILLECVKIALDLMQAGIDEVRAAGGSAIDQLKACMRIYSSVVTQDFGMCVIRIGEDPLPDPLKKELRRLKAGIDGQFRRLIAEGVAEGSLAPCDPKMAAFMLAGALSWIGRWYRPDGDLTPDQIADQGIELLLNGVLHRPAAGARRKPAAVKAR encoded by the coding sequence ATGCCCCGCCCAGCCCTCATTGCATCCTCCATGGCCTCTCCCTGGGAGCCCGCGGACAAACGCGCGCAGCAGCGCGAGCTCAAACGCAACGCCGTGCTGCAGACTGCCGCGCAGCTCTTCAACGAGCGCGGGTTTCATGCCACCTCGCTCGACGACATTGCCGAGCGGCTCAACGTCAGCAAGCCGACGGTCTATTACTACGTCGAGAGCAAGGACCAGATCCTGCTGGAGTGCGTGAAGATTGCGCTCGACCTCATGCAGGCCGGCATCGACGAGGTGCGCGCCGCGGGCGGCAGCGCCATCGACCAGCTCAAGGCCTGCATGCGCATCTACTCGAGCGTGGTGACGCAGGACTTCGGCATGTGCGTGATCCGCATCGGCGAAGACCCGCTGCCCGATCCGCTGAAAAAGGAGCTGCGCCGCCTCAAGGCCGGCATCGACGGGCAGTTTCGCCGGCTCATCGCGGAAGGCGTGGCCGAGGGCTCGCTCGCGCCCTGCGACCCGAAGATGGCGGCCTTCATGCTGGCCGGTGCACTCAGCTGGATCGGCCGCTGGTACCGCCCCGACGGCGACCTCACGCCCGACCAGATTGCCGACCAGGGCATCGAACTGCTGTTGAATGGCGTACTGCATCGCCCGGCCGCCGGCGCGCGCCGAAAGCCTGCCGCGGTGAAAGCCCGGTGA
- a CDS encoding ABC transporter substrate-binding protein produces MPKTPKLFQRRRALLIAVGLAAAVPFAASAQGNEDIVIGGSIPMTGVFAFAGVGINAGIADYVKIVNDAGGIKGRKLRYVPEDTGYKVDVSVAAFKKITSQNKVNLYYGDSTGFSKTINPELDRNGQILMAGASFATELNDSAKYPNQFLVGPDYTEQIGILLRHIAKEKPGAKVAFVYSDSEFGRDPIEASEAAAKKLGLTVPVKLMTPPGSVDVSTEVIKLRRAAPDYTIFHGYILAPIPEFIQQGKQMGMTSKWMGTFWTMDSSTVMKMGEGADGFMGVMPYRYYYDTSAKAPMLDKIRALRPEYQSTAYTQGFLTAMLFTEAAKRTLDAGKPLDGKNLKASLNTIKDFDTGGIIGTPITIKGNSIPVGRVYKADMKAQKMAPASDWISLN; encoded by the coding sequence ATGCCCAAGACACCGAAGCTTTTCCAGCGCCGCCGCGCATTGCTGATTGCCGTCGGCCTCGCAGCCGCCGTTCCATTTGCTGCCAGCGCGCAGGGCAACGAAGACATCGTCATCGGCGGCTCGATTCCCATGACCGGCGTGTTCGCCTTCGCGGGCGTCGGCATCAACGCCGGCATTGCCGACTACGTGAAGATCGTCAACGACGCCGGCGGCATCAAGGGCCGCAAGCTGCGCTACGTGCCCGAAGACACGGGCTACAAGGTCGACGTGTCGGTGGCGGCTTTCAAGAAGATCACGAGCCAGAACAAGGTCAACCTCTACTACGGCGACTCGACCGGCTTCTCCAAGACCATCAACCCCGAGCTTGACCGCAACGGCCAGATCCTGATGGCGGGCGCATCGTTTGCAACCGAACTGAACGACTCCGCCAAGTACCCCAACCAGTTCCTGGTCGGGCCCGACTACACCGAACAGATCGGCATCCTGCTGCGCCACATCGCCAAGGAGAAGCCGGGTGCCAAGGTGGCGTTCGTGTATTCCGATTCCGAGTTCGGCCGCGACCCGATCGAGGCCAGCGAGGCGGCCGCCAAGAAGCTGGGCCTCACCGTGCCGGTCAAGCTCATGACACCGCCGGGCAGCGTCGACGTGTCGACCGAAGTCATCAAGCTGCGCCGCGCCGCGCCCGACTACACCATCTTCCACGGCTACATCCTCGCGCCGATTCCCGAGTTCATCCAGCAGGGCAAGCAGATGGGCATGACCAGCAAATGGATGGGCACCTTCTGGACCATGGACAGCTCCACCGTCATGAAGATGGGCGAAGGCGCCGACGGCTTCATGGGCGTGATGCCCTACCGCTACTACTACGACACTTCGGCCAAGGCGCCGATGCTCGACAAGATCCGCGCGCTGCGCCCCGAGTACCAGAGCACGGCCTATACGCAGGGCTTTCTCACGGCAATGCTGTTCACCGAGGCAGCCAAGCGCACGCTGGATGCGGGCAAGCCGCTGGACGGCAAGAACCTGAAGGCCTCGCTCAACACCATCAAGGACTTCGACACCGGCGGGATCATCGGCACGCCGATCACCATCAAGGGCAACTCGATTCCGGTGGGCCGCGTCTACAAGGCCGACATGAAGGCGCAGAAGATGGCGCCGGCGTCGGACTGGATCTCGCTGAACTGA